A section of the Oryza sativa Japonica Group chromosome 1, ASM3414082v1 genome encodes:
- the LOC4324425 gene encoding chaperone protein dnaJ C76, chloroplastic codes for MAPLLSPPLLADSVAKFHCSSTPTPCSGSVRRWAITRFAGAGRRRDWHRRRRTSGRGVLTVSAVAAESPSSGGGVAEDYYAVLGVMPDATPQQIKKAYYNCMKACHPDLSGNDPDVTNFCMFINEVYTVLTDPIQRAVYDEIHGYAATATNPFFDDSAPRDHVFVDEFSCIGCKNCANVCSKVFEIEEDFGRARVYNQSGNAELIQEAIDTCPVDCIHWTSAAQLSLLEDEMRRVERVNVGLMLAGMGSSVDVFRMASTRWEKRQAKVLEKVRRRVSQEDSGKGSSWSDVWGAPTRYRKNEDEARERAKRAAAAARRWREYSRKGADKPPTFKLPEAVSNKE; via the exons ATGGCTCCTCTCCTGTCACCACCGCTGCTTGCCGACTCGGTTGCCAAGTTCCATTGCTCCTCCACACCCACCCCCTGCTCCGGCAGTGTCCGGCGATGGGCAATCACAAGGTTCGCCGGggccgggaggaggagagacTGGCACCGGAGACGGCGGACGTCCGGAAGGGGGGTCCTGACGGTttccgcggtggcggcggagtcgCCCAGCTCCGGTGGTGGCGTCGCCGAAGACTACTACGCTGTTCTTGGCGTT ATGCCGGATGCAACACCTCAGCAGATCAAGAAAGCGTACTACAATTGCATGAAAGCATGCCATCCTGATCTCAGTGGCAATGACCCCGATGTGACGAACTTCTGCATGTTCATCAATGAAGTTTACACG GTACTTACCGATCCCATCCAGCGAGCGGTGTATGATGAGATTCATGGCTATGCCGCAACAGCAACCAACCCCTTCTTCGATGACAGTGCCCCTAGGGATCATGTGTTTGTCGATGAGTTTAGCTGCATAG GATGTAAAAACTGTGCTAATGTGTGTTCTAAGGTCTTCGAAATTGAGGAAGATTTTGGTCGGGCAAGAGTTTACAATCAATCAGGCAATGCCGAACTAATTCAAGAAGCTATTGACACTTG TCCAGTTGACTGCATCCATTGGACATCAGCTGCACAACTTTCACTCCTTGAAGATGAAATGCGAAGAGTAGAAAGAGTGAAT GTTGGTTTGATGCTAGCTGGGATGGGAAGTTCAGTTGATGTGTTTCGGATG GCAAGTACACGATGGGAGAAAAGACAGGCTAAAGTCTTG GAAAAGGTCAGAAGACGTGTGAGCCAAGAAGATTCTGGTAAGGGCAGCTCATGGAGTGATGTCTGGGGAGCACCAACAAGATATCGAAAGAACG AGGACGAAGCAAGGGAGAGAGCAaagcgagcagcggcggcagcgaggaggTGGAGAGAATACTCGAGGAAAGGTGCAGACAAGCCTCCCACATTCAAACTTCCAGAGGCAGTGTCCAACAAGGAGTGA
- the LOC4324426 gene encoding probable WRKY transcription factor 65, translated as MDGEWSDGAAVSSPTMSGGGGREQMKGGEDVAAADCPGSPVSPSPAAAQRSAAGAAASPSGRSRRSAQKRVVTVPLADVTGPRPKGVGEGNTPTDSWAWRKYGQKPIKGSPFPRAYYRCSSSKGCPARKQVERSRNDPDTVIVTYSFEHNHSATVPRAQNRQAAPQKPKAQACSPPEPVVEVEPEETHQYGVTAGPATGGGGGAAAIEVRDEFRWLYDVVSVPATSTSPSDIDAADEMQLYDQPMFFGGAVVGTAALLPDEFGDVGGLGGEGLGEEEALFEGLGELPECAMVFRRRAGDGLEMGGGVKIEQPAESTAMT; from the exons atggaCGGCGAGTGGAGCGACGGGGCGGCGGTGTCGTCGCCGACgatgtccggcggcggcgggcgggagcaGATGAAGGGCGGGGAGGACGTCGCTGCGGCGGATTGCCCGGGGTCGCCGGTGTCACCGTCACCGGCAGCTGCTCAGCGGTCGGCGgctggggcggcggcgtcgcctagcgggaggtcgaggcggtcggcgcagaagcgggtggtgaccgtgccGCTGGCCGACGTGACCGGGCCGCGGCCGAAGGGCGTCGGGGAGGGCAACACGCCGACCGACTCGTGGGCGTGGCGGAAGTACGGCCAGAAGCCCATCAAAGGCTCACCCTTTCCAAG GGCTTACTACCGGTGCAGCAGCTCGAAGGGGTGCCCGGCGAGGAAGCAGGTGGAGAGGAGCCGGAACGACCCGGACACGGTGATCGTCACCTACTCCTTCGAGCACAACCACTCCGCCACGGTGCCCAGGGCGCAGAACCGGCAGGCGGCGCCGCAGAAGCCCAAGGCGCAGGCCTGCAGTCCGCCGGAGCCGGTGGTGGAAGTGGAACCCGAGGAAACGCACCAGTACGGCGTCACCGCCGGGCCTGccaccggtggcggcggcggcgcggcggccatcGAGGTGCGCGACGAGTTCCGGTGGCTCTACGACGTCGTGTCCGTCCCAGCCACGTCGACCTCGCCCTCCGACATCGACGCGGCCGACGAGATGCAGCTGTACGATCAGCCGATGTTCTttggcggcgccgtcgtcggcacggccgcgctcctccccgacgagttcggcgacgtcggcgggtTAGGCGGGGAGGGGctgggcgaggaggaggcgttgTTCGAGGGGCTCGGCGAGCTGCCGGAGTGCGCCATGGTGttccggcggcgcgccggcgacggGCTGGAGATGGGAGGAGGGGTTAAGATCGAGCAGCCGGCGGAGAGCACGGCCATGACATGA
- the LOC4324427 gene encoding uncharacterized protein, whose product MKAIGSGGEWWWNLPSLRRKPDRRRRGRRNTDPRGRRRGPPPEPLSSSSSESIGQSRGWPIDFPFTQAVTAASLTLTGDTIAQVRQRIVDRRLRGPEPDSKGLVPDLLMSHDWLRALRMASYGFLLYGPGSHAWYQFLDQCMPKPTFANLSTKVILNQIALGPCVIGVIFAWNNLWIGKLSELPSKYRNDALPTLLFGFRFWIPVSIINFWMVPLSARVAFMSSCAIFWNFYLSTTMSK is encoded by the exons ATGAAGGCCATCGGTAGCGGCGGCGAGTGGTGGTGGAACCTCCCGTCCCTCCGCCGCAAGCccgaccggcgccgccgcggccggcggaaCACGGACccgcgcggccggcgccgcggtCCCCCACCGGagccgctgtcgtcgtcgtcgtcggagtccATCGGCCAAAGCCGCGGCTGGCCCATCGACTTCCCGTTCACGCAGGCCGTGACCGCCGCCTCTCTCACGCTTACGGGTGACACCATCGCGCAGGTCCGCCAGCGCATCgtcgaccgccgcctccgcggcccCGAACCAGACAGCAAG GGTTTGGTACCGGACTTGTTGATGAGCCATGATTGGCTACGCGCGCTTCGTATGGCTTCATATGGATTTCTTCTTTATGGTCCGGGATCGCACGCATGGTACCAGTTCCTTGATCAGTGTATGCCGAAGCCAACATTTGCAAATCTATCCACTAAG GTCATACTGAACCAGATTGCGCTTGGTCCTTGTGTTATTGGTGTAATTTTTGCCTGGAATAACTTATGGATAGGGAAACTGTCAGAACTTCCATCTAAATATCGGAATGATGCCCTTCCTACACTTCTTTTTG GGTTTAGATTTTGGATTCCTGTATCGATCATTAACTTTTG GATGGTTCCTTTGTCTGCTCGTGTTGCCTTCATGTCCTCTTGTGCCATTTTTTGGAACTTCTACCTGTCAACCACTATGAGCAAGTGA